The segment AAATCAACGCGcatcataaaattgattaaactttaattcataaaaattggagacagtttaaaaaataataataataataataagggTCCGAGACTTCTTCTAAAAGTGATGAAAATAGAACcaaaattttttctcattgaaaACGGCaatatttgccaaaaattttgtttttggaaaaaataccaAGTCTACTAGTTTTGTAAACCTTacgtaaaaatttgataaagtgctttttgttaaataaaactgaCAGTTCCCCAAATAAAAaccataaattattaaaaaaacattaaacagAAGATCgccattaatttcaattcaatttcagtTTCTGTTATATTTCTCCATGCTGGTTATGAGTTTATTTGGGTTGATGAGCATATgtgaatgataaaataaagctGAAATACCGCTGAAGTCATTAAGATTCGATTGTTTTAACTTATACAACACGCGAAGCATGAACGCCAAAGGGTTTGCCTAAACTCCAAGGCGATAGTTTCGAGAGTGAAAGGTGAACATCTTGATCAAGGCGCGCTTTACAAAGCGCTGCACACAATCTGATAAATATTACTCTATAGTTAGCTTCAGCTTCAACCGtggcaaattgcaaattataaacaaaacaaaaccgATACAGCCGTAACAATCTAATCAAGCTCAGTGTTCCTAAGTCTTTCACCGTTTACAGACAAAACAGCACAAATTGACCTCGCTGCCCTGAATCACATCCTAATCATTTTTGCgcataaaatttacagcaacCTTATTGTTTGGCGTGAATGGCATGATATTGCATGAGCTCAAAAGAGAGTGCAGCAAATAAATCGAGATAAATGGCttaattccataaaattttattccacgTCCATATTTCACAGACTGCCGCAAATTGATCAATGAGCCAAGAATGCGAACGCCACTCATCATTATTTGCTGATAGTTTGCTCCACCTGGCGAAAGAAAGCAAAAGTGAAGCAGGTTGCCTGAAGGTTAGCTTAGGTGCCAGTGACCTGCTTTAGAAACTAGCTGGTAATACAAGCTCGCACAGCACGTCGAGCTGGCGTGATATAGTTATTCCAGAGGAAGTGATTTAAGTCTGGCCAGCAGAGATGAAATATGACACAACTGACACCACTCGTTGCATAAGCCAGCTTTACATATACACgcgaaattgaattaagtAACTAATTATGCAACCATCAgtaaaagcataaaatatcTAGCAATGCAAACTCGCCCATTCTGTAGTGATGTCTATCATTACACTAAGTGAAAATGTAATCcagtgtttgctttaaaatcatGCTAACTacgtaatcaaatttaatcaaattcaaaggatttaaatttatatcaaattttgaatataagaAACTTCGCATTAGTCTTCGACTTCGTCTCTCATTGTCTCGCATCTAAAATGAAAAGGTAacgaaaattagaaaaatgaattttaatcatcCTGATCAATGCAAACAAAAGGTTAATACCGTTCGATATGATCAGATGTgtaaaactacaaaaaattaaaagctaattACTGGTTAAACAATGCGGTAGAGATCAAACCGATAGtaataatgcaattttgaaaGTGCACGTAAAAGGGCATGGCTACTTGAAAAGGGAGCAGTCGCACTGCTCGTGTTGCGAATGAACGAGATCAATTGACAACTGATATGCAATTTTCGCTTACTCCAATAGTGGCCGCGGGGCTTCTATTTGCCAACAATACTACAAAGTGAGAGTTCGCTAAGAGCTGTTACTCACGgccgagaaaaaaatttattgtttttaaatccttCGTCAATcatctattaaaaattaaagtttttttcaaGGGTAGAAAAGAAactgatttacatttttatgttAAGATTTtacgaaacaaaaattcattatacttgaaatttattcaagaatgcgaggaatttttaaatataagtgGAGTTAACAGCACCAAGTACGATTTTAAAGTGCAAAACACCGTGGGAAAATACAGTTTTATGTAGATTTAAATTGCGTAAAGCACGAGTGATTCATTGCCGCCGCGCAGAGATCTACTACGAAGGCGCAGGAGGAGCCTCCTTTTACTTTTCAAGCCATGCTGGCTAAAGTAATGGATATACTCAGGGAGTAAACCATTCCAAGCGCAGAGTCgttataatgaaaattatagtCGCTCTCAAAACCATTAATTGATTCGATTCCTACTTTCACGAGATCAATTCCAAACTTagtttcaacaattaaaaaagaattaaaaatgacggaggaaaacaaatattgaatgaatgaagttttttctttgagttctataataaatttctgtaaaaattttcaaataaaggaTTTGATATAGCCcatgtataatttattattctgcaCTGCACAGGGTACAGACCAATTTAGGTTTAACCTTTTTCTGTTCCAATCAGAAAAaggttaaaagaaaaatatatgctTTGTAAATTGTAGGttgattattataattttttttatacgATCCAGTGCAGTGaagagaatttatttattttattgacatTTTATGTCACTTTATTGCGCAGTCCTGCCATCATTTCACGATAGATTAAATTGAGGAAAGCAGGGCGTAGTCGCGAGAGATGATGAACATGTCATAAGAGTGCGCCGGTTTCGGCAGCTTGTTGCTTGATCTTTCCTCAGATGAGAGCTGGATGAATTGTGTGTCCATCCAAATTGCCAATTATGAAACACAGTAGTGCTGCGTAGTCTGGGATTAGCTCACACAAAATTTGGGCTCGTGTGTGCGTCTGTGTGTGTTCCGCGAGTGGGGATCGTGCGCGAGTGCAACTTTCTGACCGCGAGATAGAGACCCGATTGCAGATTTTTCCTCGGGAGGGATCCTGTGGAATAGTAGAGAATGCATCCGCCGCGAGTGCAAGATAGAAGAATTAAGGGTAGGGAGACCCCAACGCGGATCCGCCCAGAGAGTGAGAGTTCACTATAAAAGTGATGCATATTACACTGCACATCACTCTCGAACCAACTCCAGAGGCATAAAGAAAATGGCATTCAAAGTGAGTCTTTCTCTTTGCTAGGATCACATTTCCACACGTTCACTTCCAAGCCGACGCAGGGACTCAAAATCGGCcttattttctgtttcagtTCGTCGCCTTCGCCGCCTTCGTGGCCGTCGCCCGCGCCGGAGTGGTGCCCGCCACCTACGCTGCCGCCCCCGTGGCCTACGCCGCCGCCCCTGCCTATAAGGTAGCTGCCCCCGTGGCttacgccgcccccgcctacgcTAAGGTCGCTGCTCCCGTCGCCtacgccgccgcccccgcctacgcTAAGGTCGCCGCCCCCGTCGCCtacgccgccgcccccgcctacgcTAAGGTCGCCGCCCCCGTCGCCtacgccgccgcccccgcctacgcTAAGGTTGCCGTGCCCGCCGTCGCCAAGGCTGTCGTCGACACCGACTTCGACCCCAACCCCCAGTACTCCTACGCCTACGACGTGCAGGACGCTCTTACCGGCGACAGCAAGTCCCAGCACGAGACCCGCAACGGCGACGTCGTCCAGGGCTCCTACTCCCTTGTTGAGCCCGACGGCAGCCGCCGCACCGTCGAGTACACCGCCGACCCCGTCAACGGATTCAACGCCGTCGTGCACAAGGACGCCGCCGTCACCAAGGCCGTCGTTGCCGCCCCGGCCGTCGCCAAGGTGGCCGCTCCCCTGGCttatgccgcccccgcctacgcACACGCCCCTGTGGCCTACGCTGCTCCCGTCGCCAAGGTGGCCGCTCCCGTCGCCTACGGCGCCCCCCTCGCCACCAAGGCTTACCTGGGTTAAGCCGCTGATGGACTGAAGAATCACCACCCGCAGCATGCACCTCAACCCCCGTTTCCTATATACTCATATTGCCCACCACGAGCGGCGCACTctcaatttccattttcacaCGCAAAGAACCATTCCCTCATCAGTCAAATtctttttgaatattttttatcgaagCGAGTGTTGTTGCATTGTCTTTGTTGCCAAAATGGAAATGTACTATAGagttgtataaaataaaatgataaatgctTATACAAATGTTAAATCTCagctctttttcttttcctggAAAGAAACTATCCACGCCTCATTTCAAATTCTGCCAGAACGGAGCGAAACAAGCATTAGAAGGCAAACATGTATATGCAATAAATTAGAGCAGCACCTTATGACACACACGCTCTCGTGTGTTTTCTGCGGTGAAAGTTTGGATGGCCGGCCCTTTAGCTCACCGCAATCTATAAGCATCCGCATTTACTCCCATAATTCAGTTCGAGCTCTATAGTTAAACACTCGAGTGATGGCATAATCGCCTTTTTCACACAGAACCATCACCGCCGAGATTCAGTCGAATCGAACGCATTAGATTTGTGTTacgaaattttcataataagtAGCCAACCATAATGctgcatgaaaattttccttgcacttcagacaaatttttcctcgtagaagaaaaaattatgtgaGTGGTTTGTTAATGTTTTCcctttgtgaaaaaatgttttcccttTGTGGAAAAACAATGTAATTTCTAGGGAGTGGCAATGTCAGTTTCAGttcaaacatttcaatttgaaaatgattgattcaaacatttaactttaattatgTACAAGTCTTTGTATTTAGTGATCAAATGAAGAAAATACTGAaggaaaaaactattttttttatttggcttaTGTTACAACAGGTACAAGTTAACAATAATTACTAAAGTTATTTGCatcaaaactaattaataataCATGATGcaatatatacatatacaaaatgtaatgtaaatataagaaaattaaaatagaagacagacgtatttttttatttaatattgattattttactttaGTTTGATACTAAAGAAATTCTGATGCACATATTGCATGATATAGGgtcagtaaataattaattttgtcatgAACAAAATCCGGCTTTCTATTTACTCTTTTACTACTTTTTAGGcagcattttgaaatttcaattaaaagatttCCTCTTTTACATCATATTTATAATATCaagataaaatgatttaaaaagctttttgcgTAGATAAAAAGATGAAATCAAGACTTGCCTATGAGTAAGttgagactgattattttattaatgatttaaagaataaattatccCTTCCAGAAACCCCtgtgtataataattttttggaaaatcatgTTGTATAAAAAACAGTATATTCATACTAATTTTTACACCAATCTGAGTGGAAAAGTGATGAGTTTCTACCGCTTTCAAAACCAGACTAGTTTGACAGAAGCAGCTAAGTCTGCAAATTCTTGTTATTTAAACaggtgatttaatttatagatAACGTTAGTTGTACataatttgtgtttaataaagctattgattgataatttttacagaACACCAGCAACTTAATTTTAACCTGACCTATATTTACTgtacatgaaaaaataaacagatatGATAAATAAGAACTTTTGCTTcctaattgtaaaaattgctaaGTTTTCTTGGTtatcaatcaattttgtaatattctaaatttcatgTCGTTGCACACTGAAGTCGTCTAATAAgtattcaaatcaaatataattttatgttttgcttGTTATTAAGAACAAAATCTGGTGGCATTACCCACGATCCCCAGCTgagcatgaaattttaatatgttgtTTGCATCGTCTCAAAACTAAAAGGCACACAACTCGGCAAGGACGACcaaacaaattacaaaaatggcTCTTCCACAATTAGCGCCGCTGCTGCGGGGAGAACAAAACACGGGCGGGCAAAGTTCATTGCTATTTctttctgattgtgagacaaTCATCTCACAAACCTTGTCCCAACTGAGTTTCCAAAACCCCACCTAGCGCCTGATTATTTACGTGTACTCTGCGCGCAGGCAGCCTTTGCGGGGTCAAAGGTTGTAGCTAGACAATCGAAAGGTGCTGCATGCAAGCGACTCTCGTAGTGTGGAATATAGCTGCAGCCCATAAATATCGCAAACTTTACAAACCAATAAATGCCTGCCTTTTGCGATTGCGAAAGCGCgttttcaaaattagcaaCAGAGATTCGGCTGCGCGGAGGAACTATAAACATTTATGCCCTCATGAGTATAAGTcaggaaattttcaagcagCTCTTTGACCTTTTTGtgttattgcaaaaataacgtgCTGCAGATTCGTGTTTCCACACACGAGATTATCGGGATGGATTTATAATAGTCCTAGACATAAAAAGCCCTTGGCAGAAAATTGAACGCGAGCGACATTATATGCGTGACTAGCGTATGGTCTGATCAGAGCTGATTAATCTCGTTTTTCGATTTAATACACATCAAGCCAGTTACGATTACCGTGAACCACattaaaaagtgaattaataacaaataaaaaaaaaacagccggTGGAAAATAAACCGCATGTCACGGACAGCAAGAACTTGTTGGGCGTGTTGACAATGGCCGCgtgaaaattatatcaattaatCCACGTGTGCGAATATGAGCcttattgaattgaaaataatgaaaataaaaaatagtgataCCCAAGGTGCCGAACGAATTTTCGTcccaggaaaaaataattcggtTCGGTGAATGATTAATTAACTCGTGGTGATGGCGTCGTAAATCCTTTCAAAAGTGCGATTGTAAAGAACGAATTTAGTGCACTTGTGTTCAACCTTGACGATTTGAACACGCTCCAAATAAGGCGGCGCGTCTGTGGCTGCGCGAAAAACTAGGGCCATGCAGCGAACTTTGGTGGCCGCTGGCTCGCCGCACCGCCCAGAGGAGCATTGAGAGTGAAAGTGGTCCAACCCAGTCTGATCTCGTGTGCTGCGCGGCTGGGTTCGTCTCTTATGGAAGTCGTAACCTTGCGTCTCCCTTGGGAATACATAACCTGTCAAGTTTTTCACGCGCTCTTACGCAACAAGCCAGTTTTAGCTTATTGATCGGCGGCGCCGCGTCGTGCTGCTGCAAATTTGTGTGAGACCATCCAACAAAAGCGTCTTCGTTAGCCCTGTTTCACCACACCATTTGCGAAAATGAGAAACGCAGCCTTCTGctactgctgttgctgctggctAACCAGTTCTATTGTTTGGAGAGTTTTCTAGAAGGATCGTTTGCCTGTTTGATATATAATAGGTCCAGGATTGTTGTAGGGTTTGGCAACTGGCACTTGTAACGAGAGGCCCAGTCGATAtggaaaacattaaaacaataaaatatcgtAAAACTCAGCTCTTCTTATACGTAacgattcaatttaaaacatttattacgGCTATCACGATGATTTCATAAATTACCGCTTCAAACACAGATTTCAGATATCTTGTAAACTGCTCTTGTTTTACACAATGGAATCACAGTACGTTCTTTTCCTTGCCCATAATGAATGAGTACTTTGGGAACGAGGAAAGGCCCCGGGCCGCTGTAAGGAACCCAGCCCACTTTAGAGCACTCGCGAGCATTGGCCCCTTCGGACCTTTCAAATCGCACACAACGCGCCGGAAAGGTGCACTAAAAAGGGCAAACGCAACAGTGTCTATTAAAAGGCTCACGCATGCCATCTGTCTCAGCTCCTAGACAGTCACCTGTGTATGTCTCATTAAATACGCTGACTTTGCGCTGCGGTGCGTAACGCACgtataacattataaataaGTTCGCCATTCAACTATGACAATCAGTTGGCAATAATCACGTCCAAcgatcaataaattaaaatgagcgGTAATTGAGTTACTCACacgtgaaattatttattgcttgtcGATCGCTTgtaatgaatatatttaatttgtacttAAAGTTTATGACTGCGGAGAGAGGGTTTTTGCaagatatataattttaaattaagactaaaaatttaactaatggTCCTACTCTGCGCAGAATTCACTGAGGAAGGGTGGCTATAAGTGAAATTTAAGAGGGAAAAATTCCCCcgtgtgaaaatttcttttaaacggaaaattaaataaaagaatatttgCAAGCACAGCGCACTTGGCGTTTGTGCTTAGCAACAGGCCCGCAAAATCTTGCAAAAGGAGAATAGATGGCAGCAtaagtttgcaattttatttcatattaagGCAGACCACATCAAAAAGGCGGACAGTGCAAATTCCGTTGTCCCTGAGGCGCTGATTTCTCGAGAAATTTCGTAAATTCTAATCAAAGTGTGGCCGATTCCAGGCCGTGTGTTCACAAATTATCCGAAAATATAATAACACGAGCGCCGTGCACCAATTACCAGCGAATGTAAGACGTGAGACCTATGCCTGCGTTGTCTATGTAAGAGCCCAGCCCACTATAATTTTGCGTGGATTCAACCGcgaaaattatgtaaatttagcCCGAAGAGAGGTGTGGGAACATTAGACCATGCGGCCGGCTCAATTAAGCTTCCTCTAACTCTCCCTCTAAGCATCTATCTCCGTGCGCGATATCGCATCAGTGAAAGGCGTTACATAAGACCCGGCGGCCGCTCATTGATGGCATATTGGCCCTGCCGCGCGGTGGTGGTGGGGCTAACCAAGCTACCCGCACCCCTAGCGCCAACTCCGAGTATAAAAGTCAAGCGTCGCCTGCACCCAGCATTGTATTTGCAACAACACAGTCATGGCCTTCAAGGtaaggagcagcagcagcagccgagccCGACGGGCCGCggccaaattcaaatttcttacTTTCCGCTTTTCCGTTCGCAGTTCCTCACCTTCGCCGCCCTCGTGGCCGTCGCTCGTGCCGGAGTGATCGGCACTCCCGCCATCACCACCTACGCGGCTGCTCCCGCCATCTCGgcctacgccgcccccgcctatGCTAAGGTCGCCGCCCCCGTTGCTTACGCTGCCGCCCCCGCCATCGCTAAGGTTGCTGTTCCCGCCGTCGCCAAGGCTGTCGCCGTCGACACCGACTTCGACCCCAACCCCCAATACTCCTACGCCTACGACATCAAGGATGCTCTGACCGGCGACAACAAGGAGCAGCACGAGACCCGCAACGGTGACGTCGTCCAGGGCTCTTACTCCCTGGTCGAGCCCGACGGCACCCGCCGCACCGTCGAGTACACCGCTGACCCCGTCAACGGATTCAACGCCGTCGTGCACAAGGAGGCCGCCGTCGCCAAGGCTGTTGTCGCCGCCCCCGCCATCGCTAAGGTCGCCGCTCCCCTGGCTTATGCCGCCCCCGTTGCTCACGCCGCTTATGCCGCCCCCATCGCCCACGCCGCTTATGCTGCCCCCGTCGCTAAGGTCGCCGCTCCTCTGGCCTACGCCACCCCCCTCGCCGGTAAGGCCTACCTCGGTTAAACCCTGATGACCGCCCCCGACTCTAATCtgttgtaaattattatttatttctccttcCGAAGCCCACTTTCCATCTTGTGATCGCATTTGACTtt is part of the Cloeon dipterum chromosome 1, ieCloDipt1.1, whole genome shotgun sequence genome and harbors:
- the LOC135934865 gene encoding cuticle protein-like, whose protein sequence is MAFKFVAFAAFVAVARAGVVPATYAAAPVAYAAAPAYKVAAPVAYAAPAYAKVAAPVAYAAAPAYAKVAAPVAYAAAPAYAKVAAPVAYAAAPAYAKVAVPAVAKAVVDTDFDPNPQYSYAYDVQDALTGDSKSQHETRNGDVVQGSYSLVEPDGSRRTVEYTADPVNGFNAVVHKDAAVTKAVVAAPAVAKVAAPLAYAAPAYAHAPVAYAAPVAKVAAPVAYGAPLATKAYLGHCICNNTVMAFKFLTFAALVAVARAGVIGTPAITTYAAAPAISAYAAPAYAKVAAPVAYAAAPAIAKVAVPAVAKAVAVDTDFDPNPQYSYAYDIKDALTGDNKEQHETRNGDVVQGSYSLVEPDGTRRTVEYTADPVNGFNAVVHKEAAVAKAVVAAPAIAKVAAPLAYAAPVAHAAYAAPIAHAAYAAPVAKVAAPLAYATPLAGKAYLG